One Phocaeicola dorei genomic region harbors:
- a CDS encoding TonB-dependent receptor plug domain-containing protein has protein sequence MRYLLPAILLLGTQIASAQSILKDKDDKELSVLLNEVVITGTGTEHYLKDAPVQTEVITSKALEQYQARSIDDLLSGLSPSLTFHDGDMGSHIQLNGLNNDYILIMINGKRMNGDVGGQNDLNQLNPANIERIEIVKGAASSLYGSDAIAGVINIITKRNREKMELTNTSRIGEYGDIRQSTSFGFNYGKIKSVTGINFRHTDGWRNTDLQWDQNQLKSGSTMLTVNRSSNYTLSENIEWQVNRKLDLTAEGTYYERWVMRTHGPWKYQANDFYYRNYTFAVGSKYKLGKRNYLTADLSYGRYGYFYDYKLNEHTDYFLDNDRHERITYFAGQRIKQSIQKQILGQVKSVFYLGEDHILNAGIEYQYNHLESPHHIDGDRASVYTLAAYIQEEWTARENLVLTAGVRGTQHKETGLNFSPKISGLYKPGEHINLRASYALGYKAPTIKELYYNYTGVIGGGALTAYHGNTNLKAQTSQYASIGIEYVGQKFQASLTGYMNYLHNMIELVEISVTPDEKFLEVEKSKQYKNLTKARIYGMDFTFNYRPAKSLSLAGGYSYADPKAQYPNKGIDYMKYLPIDATSSHNANLNVLWQHSWKLYRLGIGIYGRYQSTRRYINDNNADGFQTWRINTAHSLLKMKRWSLTMNAGVDNVFDYVDRTPFGRNRATSTPGRTFYVSALIKFKNN, from the coding sequence ATGAGGTATTTACTTCCTGCTATTCTACTATTAGGTACACAAATTGCAAGTGCCCAAAGTATTCTCAAAGATAAAGACGATAAAGAATTGTCCGTATTACTGAATGAAGTGGTCATCACGGGTACAGGTACTGAACATTATCTGAAAGATGCTCCCGTACAGACTGAAGTAATAACCAGCAAAGCTTTGGAACAATATCAGGCACGCAGTATAGACGATTTGCTCAGTGGTCTTAGTCCTTCATTGACCTTTCATGATGGTGATATGGGGAGCCATATCCAACTAAACGGATTGAACAATGACTATATCCTGATCATGATAAATGGAAAAAGAATGAATGGCGATGTAGGAGGGCAAAACGACTTGAATCAATTAAATCCAGCTAATATAGAACGCATAGAGATTGTAAAAGGGGCCGCTTCTTCACTTTATGGCAGTGACGCAATAGCCGGAGTTATCAATATCATAACCAAACGTAACCGTGAAAAAATGGAGCTCACCAATACATCCCGCATAGGTGAATATGGTGATATACGTCAAAGTACCAGTTTCGGCTTTAATTATGGAAAGATAAAATCTGTAACCGGAATCAACTTCCGGCATACCGATGGCTGGCGGAATACAGACCTGCAGTGGGATCAGAATCAATTGAAATCCGGCTCTACTATGTTGACCGTAAACCGTTCTTCAAACTATACCCTGTCCGAGAACATTGAATGGCAAGTCAATCGCAAACTAGACCTCACTGCAGAAGGCACTTATTATGAGCGTTGGGTAATGCGTACACACGGTCCTTGGAAATATCAAGCCAACGATTTTTATTATCGCAACTATACATTTGCAGTAGGAAGTAAATATAAATTAGGAAAACGGAATTATCTGACTGCAGACCTCTCGTATGGCAGATACGGTTACTTCTATGACTATAAGCTAAACGAGCATACTGATTATTTTCTAGACAATGACCGCCATGAACGTATCACCTACTTTGCCGGTCAACGTATCAAACAAAGTATTCAGAAACAAATATTAGGCCAGGTAAAAAGTGTATTTTATCTTGGAGAGGACCATATTTTAAATGCAGGAATCGAATATCAGTACAATCATTTGGAATCACCTCATCACATTGACGGTGACCGCGCTTCCGTTTATACGTTGGCAGCTTATATACAGGAGGAATGGACAGCCAGAGAAAATCTGGTTCTGACTGCCGGGGTACGAGGAACACAACACAAGGAAACAGGATTGAATTTCAGTCCGAAAATATCAGGACTTTATAAACCCGGAGAACATATTAATTTGCGTGCTTCTTATGCTTTAGGCTACAAAGCACCCACTATTAAAGAACTTTATTATAATTATACCGGCGTTATCGGAGGCGGTGCCTTGACTGCATATCATGGCAACACAAATCTAAAAGCACAAACCTCACAATATGCTTCAATCGGTATCGAGTACGTAGGGCAAAAATTCCAAGCCAGTTTAACCGGATACATGAATTATCTTCACAACATGATTGAGTTGGTTGAAATTTCCGTAACTCCCGATGAAAAGTTTCTTGAAGTAGAAAAGAGCAAACAATATAAGAATCTGACAAAGGCACGTATTTATGGTATGGATTTCACCTTCAACTATCGTCCTGCAAAATCTCTCAGCCTTGCCGGCGGATATAGTTATGCTGATCCAAAAGCGCAATATCCTAACAAAGGTATAGATTATATGAAATATCTTCCTATTGATGCTACTTCCAGCCATAATGCAAATTTAAATGTCTTATGGCAACATTCATGGAAACTGTATCGTTTGGGTATCGGCATCTATGGCAGATATCAGTCTACACGCCGTTATATAAATGATAATAATGCCGACGGATTCCAAACTTGGCGTATCAACACAGCCCACTCATTATTAAAAATGAAACGGTGGTCATTAACGATGAATGCCGGGGTAGATAATGTATTTGACTATGTAGACCGTACTCCTTTCGGACGGAATCGTGCCACATCAACTCCCGGAAGAACTTTTTATGTCTCCGCCCTCATTAAATTCAAAAACAATTAA